CACTGGTGGTCGGTCGAGAGGACCAAGGTCGAGAGGATGAACGAGTTGGTCCCGAAGAGTGCTGGGGAAGACGACGGAGCTGTTTCAGTGAGGAATGATTTGGAGGAGCAGTCGCCTCGAGATGAGAAAAAGCGCAGGTTTGTCGCGTGGTTGAGAGTTTTGCTGATGGTGACGGTGCCGGTTCTGGTTCTGGCGTTTGggctgcagcagctcgtcAAGTCTCATGGACTGGGGTCTCTGACGCAATGTGTGTCGAGCAACTTCGCTAAGAAGTCGGAATCGTCGAACGACGATTCGTGGAGGTTGGATACTAACAAAAACTACACTATGGATGTGGACTATTGGCTGAGACAGACAAAGCCAAGGGAGAGACACTACTATATGAATGTGACGACGTTTGTGGAAGAGAGCCCCGACGGTATCAGGCGGAACTTGACAGTGGTTAACGGCCAGTATCCGGGACCTCTCCTGGAAGCGAACGCTGGAGATACTTTGTTCATTCATGTGGACAACCAGATGGAGCACGAGCCCGTGACGATCCACTGCCAtggccttttcttcaacaataACAACAGTTTCCACGACGGTGCTGCGTACATCAACCAGTGCCCGATCCCGCCAAAGGCAAACTACACGTACAAGATCGAACTCGACGACAGACAGTATGGCACGTATTGGTACCATTCGCATTTTGGAGCGCAATATGCAGACGGCTTGTTTGGGCCGCTGGTGATCCACTCTAGTGAGGAATACAGGGCGATGAATTCGTCGTACGATAAAGACATCGTTGTTCTGGTGAACGATTACTACCACGACATGGCTTCCAATTACCTACCGGACTACCTGGGACCCGCTAATGAGAACACCGAGCCAGACCCGGATAACGGCTTGATTCAGGGTCAGAACAGATTTGACTACGTGGCATCGACGTATCTGGTCCCCAATGGCGGGAACAGCTCGGATGTCTCCTACGCGCCAGTTAATGTATCAGTGATCGACCTGGATCCAAACTCCACTTACAGACTGCGATTGATCAACGCTGGATTTTTCCTGACGTTTGAGTTTGAGATCGATTCGCATGACCTGGAAATCGTGGAGGCCGACGGTACGTTAGTGACGCCGATCACCGTGGATTCGCTGGCAGTTTCGCTGGCTGAGCGGTACTCGTTTATTCTAAAGCCCCGCgatgacaagaaagatctgaaaaattacTGGATGCAGGCCAGATTTAACCAGTTCTGTGCTAAAGTGGAAAATACAAACTTCAACCCAGACGTACGAGCCATTGTATCATACTCTAAGCATGAGGACCCATCAGACTTGCAAGTTCCTGATTCCCGATGGCAATACGGCGGCGGGGACGTCGTTTGTAATGAATTCGATCAGAGCCTGCTACACACCGCAAATGTGACTTCTGTACCTCGTACTGCTAACGGCTCAACACTCCCCGATGTCAGGTTTGACGTGGACGTGTCgtttttgatcaaagcGAATCAACTGACTCGCGGATATCTGAACGATCAGACTTTCGAAAACTATAAGAATGGCTCTACGATGTACCAACTGGCGTTTGCGGCAGATAACAACACCATAAAGAATCTCGACGTTAAGGATCTGTTGACCAACAATGATCACCAATATATGCTCAACATAAATGAAAGAGGAACTATCGTCGACATCGTGATCAATAATTATGACGACGGCAATCACCCATTCCACCTTCACGGCCACAAGTTTTGGGTACTGGCTATCGGCAAGACAGGATTTTTCGACCAAAAGTACTACACGGATGATTCAGGTGTGATGAATTTCGAGAACCCAGTGCTGCGTGACACAGTTAATATTCCCGGCTTTGGCTGGGGTGTGCTGCGTTTCGTCGCCGACAGTCCTGGTGTTTGGCCATTTCATTGCCACATCGGCTGGCATATGGAGAGCGGATTAATGATGCAGTTTAATATTTTGCAAGACGAATACAGCAATTGGGATAATTACCCCCTGAAATGGTATCAACAATGTCAATACTGGCAGAACCAATTGTGAGATTCTGACCTCGATAATTTTCTGGTCTTTATTTTTTGATAGATAGTGCTGTAATTAAATTCCTAAAGACCCTACGAGGTTATTAAGGCGACTCCTTGGTAATATAATTGCTTCGTATTATATTTCGAATTACTGACATCGCTGCGTCAGTGGCGCCTGGCAAGCCTGAGCATGATCGACGAACATCATCAAACAGTTTATCCTTCATAACTACAAAGAAGCTCCATTTGATCAACCTGTATCACAACCAGTGAGCCACCGATCCGCCAGCATGCTGTTACCAACTGCTAAATATTGCGGATCCGACGCTGAAACGGTAAAGTTCGAGGTTAATCCGGCTGATGCCCGTTACCAGACGACCGACGGCAGAACCACCGGTGCCAGCCCATATGTGCTGAACGCGGGGCAAGTGGATAGAGACAGGCCTTCAGAGCCCAGGAGAGACGCCAACGGCAAGATCACCGCCTTGGGAGAGCTCAGGACCAGACTCACCGGGCTGCAAGACGATATCAATGAATTCCTGACCCAGCGGATGGAATTGGCCAAAGGGAAGAAGCCAAAACTACAAGGTAATCAGGCCAAACAGGAAGAACGAATTGAGaacgagatcaaggagCTTCTGGACGGTGGAGATGGcgaagatgatgctgatgGCTTATAGGCGTCGTTTTATACGGATGACTCACCAGAACAGCTTATATTCATCAATGCTATGCACTAGTTGATGAGGGCATCTCAGAGGAATTGAGGTCGCAGCGTAGCGTTGCTTGGCAGCTTGATTCAGGAGGATGAAGGAGACtttttctgaagaagaatataGATCGAGAGAAGTCGATGACGGCTCTGTTGTAGCGACCAAGAAGCCTGTAGATAAGCGTCGTTTactgttcaagattgaCCTGTTTGTGTTGTCATTTGTTTGTCTGCAGTACTGGATCAACTATGTGGACCGTGTGGGGTTCATCAATGCCTACATTTCGGGAATGAAGGAGGACTTGCACTTCAAGGCTAACGATATCAATATTACTAATACATGTTTCACGGTTGGATACATCTTGGGGATGATTCCAAATAACTTGATACTATTGGTGGCACCTCCGCGGGTCTGGTTAAGTTTTTGTACATTTGCGTGGGGTTTGCTGACATTGGGGATGTTCAAAGTAACATCTTTCAAGCAGTGCTGCGTGATAAGATTCTTTCAGGCGATCTTCGAGAGTTGCACATTCTCCGGCACACATCTGATCCTTGGGTCGTGGTATAAGGAGAACGAGCTGCCTATTCGAAGTGCAATATTTACATCTTCTGGTTTAATCGGCTCGATGTTTAGTGGCTTCATGCAGGTGGAAATCCACGACAGCTTGGATGGCAGGCGCGGCCTCGCCGGCTGGAGATGGCTGTTCATCATCGACTTTGCCATCACAATGCCAATAGCGCTCTATGGGTTCCTGTTTTTCCCCGGTGTGCCTGAGAACAGCAGTGGCAGCAGCTCATTCTCGATGAccagatttttcttcagcgaaCGGGAGCTTCAGTTCGCCAGGAGAAGGTTGCCCGCCAGGGATGAAAGCACTCGGCTGGACTGGTCTGTCGTACCGAGGGTTCTGAAAAGATGGCATTGGTGGCTATTCTCGTTTGTCTGGGTTCTCGGCGGTGAGAATCTGAGTCTAGCGTCAAACTCGACTTTTGCCCTCTGGCTAAAGAATCAAGGTTACTCCCTTTCGCATCGAAACAACTTTCCGTCGGGTATCTTTGCGGTTGGCATCGCGTCGACCATGCTGTCAGCATTGTACCTGAACAAGATATCCAAGGCGAGACACTGGCACGTCGCCATGTTTCTCGCCGTCACCATGTGCGTAGTCGCTATCATGGTCCGCTCCAATCCGATTAGTGCTCCAGTGATGTTCACGGCTCAGTATCTAGGCGGCGTCGCATACGCTGGCCAGGCCGTGTTTTTCGCATGGGCCAATGTGGTCTGCCACGCCGATCTACAGGAAAGAGCCATAGTCCTTGCTTCGATGAACATGTTTTCCGGCGCCGTGAACGCATGGTGGTCActcctcttctttccaGCCTCCACTGTGCCCCA
Above is a genomic segment from Torulaspora globosa chromosome 1, complete sequence containing:
- the FEN2 gene encoding Fen2p (ancestral locus Anc_1.155), producing MKETFSEEEYRSREVDDGSVVATKKPVDKRRLLFKIDLFVLSFVCLQYWINYVDRVGFINAYISGMKEDLHFKANDINITNTCFTVGYILGMIPNNLILLVAPPRVWLSFCTFAWGLLTLGMFKVTSFKQCCVIRFFQAIFESCTFSGTHLILGSWYKENELPIRSAIFTSSGLIGSMFSGFMQVEIHDSLDGRRGLAGWRWLFIIDFAITMPIALYGFLFFPGVPENSSGSSSFSMTRFFFSERELQFARRRLPARDESTRLDWSVVPRVLKRWHWWLFSFVWVLGGENLSLASNSTFALWLKNQGYSLSHRNNFPSGIFAVGIASTMLSALYLNKISKARHWHVAMFLAVTMCVVAIMVRSNPISAPVMFTAQYLGGVAYAGQAVFFAWANVVCHADLQERAIVLASMNMFSGAVNAWWSLLFFPASTVPHFEKGSYALLATSIASGLVSVLIRRFQNKDRYGEQELPYIDANDMPHDEDDDDDN
- the GON7 gene encoding chromatin DNA-binding EKC/KEOPS complex subunit GON7 (ancestral locus Anc_1.154): MLLPTAKYCGSDAETVKFEVNPADARYQTTDGRTTGASPYVLNAGQVDRDRPSEPRRDANGKITALGELRTRLTGLQDDINEFLTQRMELAKGKKPKLQGNQAKQEERIENEIKELLDGGDGEDDADGL